From the genome of Fimbriimonadaceae bacterium, one region includes:
- a CDS encoding prepilin-type N-terminal cleavage/methylation domain-containing protein gives MDSPRKGFTLIELLVVIAIIAILAAILFPVFARAKDKAKQIACLSNMKQLGTGIYMYLSDYNDYLPDRRDLKTSLPGGYRPWTSWPPSDPRSGWAAVVFDPYIKNNRLWTCPNGEPLFRGVVQAEQTIPSAQNPAPSTYFWMWRFDRFDDPIPLDNFWGKSPEQCVFDLRDANNPQAGMPDGVADIELIVDPYFPKTIPSVLANLKGKTPHFGGRNRVFLDTHAKFLRDIRTD, from the coding sequence ATTGACTCGCCCCGAAAAGGATTTACGCTCATAGAGCTGCTTGTGGTGATCGCAATCATCGCGATCCTTGCCGCTATTCTGTTCCCAGTTTTCGCCCGAGCAAAAGATAAGGCTAAACAGATTGCTTGCCTGAGCAACATGAAGCAGCTTGGTACCGGCATCTACATGTATCTCTCCGACTACAACGACTATCTCCCCGACCGGCGTGACCTCAAGACATCACTCCCCGGGGGCTATCGTCCATGGACAAGCTGGCCCCCATCTGATCCGCGTTCGGGTTGGGCGGCAGTCGTGTTCGATCCTTACATCAAGAACAACCGGCTTTGGACATGCCCCAATGGAGAACCGCTCTTTAGGGGGGTCGTCCAGGCCGAGCAGACGATTCCGAGCGCTCAAAACCCGGCTCCCAGCACTTACTTTTGGATGTGGCGGTTCGACCGTTTTGACGATCCGATCCCGCTCGACAACTTCTGGGGGAAATCGCCTGAGCAGTGTGTCTTTGATCTGCGAGACGCAAACAATCCTCAAGCAGGAATGCCGGACGGAGTTGCCGATATTGAGCTGATTGTAGACCCGTACTTCCCCAAAACGATCCCCTCGGTTCTTGCCAATCTGAAGGGAAAGACCCCCCACTTTGGTGGACGGAATCGGGTGTTCTTAGACACACATGCGAAGTTCCTCAGAGATATTCGAACGGACTAG
- a CDS encoding bifunctional 3,4-dihydroxy-2-butanone-4-phosphate synthase/GTP cyclohydrolase II: MSFSTIEEALEDIRAGKMIVVVDDPDRENEGDLIMAGEMCTAEEMNFMIKFGRGVPFIPTTEQRLAELGIPMMTKQNTARLGTAMAETVDARYGTTTGVSAADRAKTVQVFCDPKAKADDLMRPGHVIPLRAEEGGVLVRAGHTEASVDLCVLAGLQPVAIGCEIIGDDGEMMRLDGLIPFAEHHGLKIITIADLIAYRRKTEKLVERIAGPIDFPTKFGHFTLYCYQPAVEREPYVAIVKGDVCTDEPVLVRMHSSCLTGDLLGSFRCDCGDQLEMALRRIEEAGRGVVVYIAQEGRGIGLANKLKAYELQDSGLDTVEANKALGFKADLRDYGIGAQVLADLGLRRLLLMTNNPAKVAGIQGYGLEIVEHVPIVAPGNEARERYLETKKSKMGHMLPD; the protein is encoded by the coding sequence ATGAGTTTTTCAACTATCGAAGAGGCCCTAGAAGACATCCGTGCGGGAAAGATGATTGTCGTCGTTGACGATCCCGACCGCGAGAATGAGGGCGACTTGATCATGGCGGGCGAGATGTGTACCGCCGAAGAGATGAACTTCATGATCAAGTTTGGGCGCGGGGTGCCATTCATTCCGACCACAGAGCAACGACTTGCCGAGCTTGGCATTCCGATGATGACCAAGCAGAACACGGCGCGCCTGGGCACGGCTATGGCGGAGACAGTTGACGCTCGCTACGGCACCACAACCGGCGTTTCAGCTGCGGATCGCGCCAAGACCGTCCAAGTTTTTTGCGATCCGAAGGCAAAGGCTGACGATCTGATGCGCCCAGGACATGTCATCCCTTTAAGGGCGGAGGAGGGAGGAGTTCTGGTCCGAGCAGGGCACACCGAGGCATCTGTCGATCTGTGCGTGCTCGCAGGGCTGCAGCCTGTTGCAATTGGGTGTGAGATCATCGGCGACGACGGTGAGATGATGCGGCTTGACGGCTTGATCCCGTTCGCTGAACATCACGGACTCAAGATCATTACGATCGCTGATCTGATTGCTTACCGACGCAAAACGGAAAAGTTAGTTGAGCGGATCGCCGGCCCGATCGACTTTCCCACGAAATTTGGGCACTTCACCCTGTATTGCTACCAGCCTGCCGTTGAGAGGGAGCCGTATGTAGCGATCGTTAAAGGTGATGTCTGCACGGATGAGCCGGTGCTTGTGAGGATGCACTCAAGCTGCCTTACCGGTGACTTGTTGGGCTCTTTCCGATGCGACTGCGGCGATCAGCTTGAGATGGCTTTACGACGGATCGAGGAAGCAGGGCGTGGCGTTGTGGTTTACATTGCACAAGAAGGCCGAGGGATCGGGCTTGCCAACAAGCTGAAAGCCTACGAGCTTCAAGATTCGGGGCTGGATACGGTGGAAGCGAATAAGGCGCTTGGTTTCAAGGCGGACCTACGCGATTATGGAATCGGCGCCCAGGTGCTCGCCGACCTTGGTCTGCGCCGGTTGCTGCTCATGACGAACAACCCCGCCAAGGTGGCAGGAATTCAGGGCTACGGTCTGGAGATTGTCGAGCACGTCCCGATTGTCGCGCCAGGAAATGAGGCTCGCGAGAGGTATTTGGAGACAAAGAAGTCGAAGATGGGGCACATGCTGCCTGATTAA
- a CDS encoding alpha/beta hydrolase — protein MEVSLSSFNRIFRPVSNPEIDWTLLLLHGTGGDETSLLEFGDMVGNGAAMLGVRGRSDEEGYPRFFRRLSEGVLDEEDIQIKAQELADWLQLTPRDNGYDPNRLIGMGYSNGANMAGAMLMLHPKTLAGGVLLRPMVPLQPIPAPDLTGKKVLILAGEQDHISPMQGAVQFGHMLADYGASVTTRIVNAGHGLTQDDVDQVRDFLLEF, from the coding sequence ATGGAAGTTAGCCTTTCAAGCTTTAACCGTATCTTTCGCCCCGTCTCCAACCCCGAAATTGATTGGACGCTGCTCCTGCTTCATGGCACGGGCGGCGACGAAACCAGCTTGCTCGAATTTGGCGATATGGTTGGGAATGGCGCAGCCATGCTTGGGGTGCGGGGAAGGTCTGACGAAGAGGGATATCCCCGATTCTTTCGTCGACTCTCAGAAGGAGTCCTTGACGAAGAAGACATCCAAATCAAGGCCCAAGAGCTAGCCGACTGGCTCCAACTCACACCGCGCGACAACGGCTATGACCCCAATCGGCTCATCGGCATGGGCTATTCCAATGGCGCGAACATGGCAGGAGCGATGCTCATGCTTCACCCAAAAACGCTTGCAGGAGGAGTTCTCCTGCGACCTATGGTCCCACTCCAACCCATCCCCGCCCCTGACCTCACCGGCAAGAAGGTTCTCATCCTTGCCGGTGAACAAGACCACATCTCGCCCATGCAAGGGGCGGTGCAATTTGGGCACATGCTCGCCGACTACGGCGCATCGGTGACCACCCGAATCGTCAATGCGGGGCACGGCCTCACTCAGGACGACGTCGACCAGGTCCGGGATTTTCTGCTGGAGTTCTAA
- the rplK gene encoding 50S ribosomal protein L11 codes for MAKKISGVIKLNIPAGKGTPAPPVGPALGQAGINMMEFLKKFNEMTAQQMGMLMPVEIVVYEDRSYSFVVKQPLTTDLIKKAIGIEKGASNPGKEVVKQITKDQLRAVAQQKMPDLNTTDIEQAMKVIAGSCRQMGVKVVG; via the coding sequence ATGGCAAAAAAGATTTCAGGCGTTATCAAGCTCAATATCCCCGCTGGCAAAGGCACTCCCGCACCTCCCGTTGGTCCCGCGCTCGGTCAAGCCGGCATCAACATGATGGAGTTCCTTAAGAAGTTCAACGAGATGACTGCTCAGCAAATGGGCATGCTCATGCCGGTGGAGATCGTCGTTTACGAAGATCGCTCCTACAGCTTCGTGGTCAAGCAGCCGTTGACGACCGACCTCATCAAGAAGGCGATCGGCATCGAAAAGGGTGCAAGCAACCCCGGAAAAGAGGTTGTGAAGCAGATCACCAAAGACCAGCTTCGAGCCGTGGCACAGCAGAAAATGCCCGACCTCAACACCACCGACATCGAGCAGGCCATGAAGGTCATCGCTGGCTCCTGCCGCCAAATGGGCGTCAAAGTCGTCGGTTAA
- a CDS encoding M28 family peptidase: MFTTLVALFALAGPPVATEAQLRKSLEVIATDAHEGRMTLSPGIMKTSQYFADGFQKLGLKPGGDDGTYFHHFEITAGQRPTANNFLTIKGNDGKSMMLNLDTDFRPLAGSAMRLTSGDLVYVGFGLAEDDWNDYLDTDVADKVVIALRGVPEGRRNASNSVKARVAKEKGAAAILFVGPSAPGRSDLPTYSRLQGITASMDMVAGGVSEKYFKTLTGMSFAEARSAKKPASKALPFSARMVFETEVNAGKDRNVIGILPGNDPVLKDEYIIIGGHHDHLGYADTGSRTGVDALHPGADDNGSGAVGVLALAQHFAKTKGNRRTIIFQLYSAEEVGLRGSDAWCRDNPEILAKTSAMLNMDMIGTVRRNNVYGYGTSSSAQWEEVGKQLKVDGLNVVWRPNTRGDSDQASFVRRNVPVIFWHTGLTNTYHSEADTIDTINFAGMVKVLEAVAQTARIIDSFNSKMTFNPSVERGNRPEDRQVPPPLLKAA; this comes from the coding sequence ATGTTTACAACACTTGTTGCCTTATTTGCCTTGGCAGGGCCCCCAGTTGCCACCGAAGCTCAGCTTCGGAAAAGCCTTGAAGTGATCGCGACCGACGCCCACGAAGGGCGTATGACTCTTTCACCAGGGATCATGAAAACGTCGCAGTATTTTGCCGACGGCTTTCAAAAACTCGGACTCAAACCGGGTGGTGACGACGGCACATACTTCCACCACTTCGAAATCACCGCTGGTCAAAGGCCAACGGCGAACAACTTCCTCACGATCAAAGGCAACGATGGCAAGTCGATGATGCTGAATCTCGATACGGACTTCCGGCCTCTCGCCGGCTCCGCGATGAGGCTCACCAGCGGCGATCTCGTCTATGTCGGATTCGGATTGGCGGAAGACGATTGGAACGATTATCTCGACACCGATGTGGCCGATAAGGTTGTCATCGCACTGCGAGGGGTTCCCGAAGGACGTCGCAACGCATCGAACAGCGTCAAGGCCCGTGTGGCCAAGGAAAAGGGAGCGGCAGCAATCCTCTTTGTCGGGCCATCCGCACCCGGTCGAAGCGATCTGCCTACCTATTCCCGACTGCAAGGCATCACTGCCAGCATGGATATGGTCGCAGGCGGCGTCTCCGAAAAGTACTTTAAGACCCTCACAGGGATGAGCTTTGCCGAAGCAAGATCAGCCAAGAAACCTGCCAGCAAAGCGTTGCCATTCTCCGCGAGAATGGTTTTTGAGACGGAAGTGAATGCGGGCAAAGATCGAAACGTGATCGGCATTCTCCCCGGCAACGACCCCGTTTTGAAAGACGAGTACATCATCATCGGCGGACATCACGACCACCTCGGCTACGCAGATACGGGCAGCCGAACGGGGGTTGACGCGCTCCACCCAGGCGCCGACGACAATGGCAGTGGAGCAGTTGGCGTCCTCGCTCTTGCCCAGCACTTCGCCAAAACAAAGGGCAACCGACGCACGATCATTTTCCAACTGTATTCGGCGGAAGAAGTTGGCCTTCGCGGATCGGACGCGTGGTGCAGAGACAACCCCGAAATCCTCGCCAAGACAAGCGCAATGCTGAACATGGACATGATCGGCACCGTGCGCCGAAACAACGTTTATGGCTATGGAACAAGCAGCTCCGCTCAATGGGAAGAAGTCGGCAAGCAGCTAAAAGTGGACGGGCTGAACGTCGTTTGGAGACCAAACACCCGTGGAGACAGCGACCAGGCATCTTTTGTCCGACGAAATGTTCCGGTTATCTTCTGGCACACGGGTCTGACAAATACCTACCACAGCGAAGCCGACACCATCGATACGATTAACTTCGCGGGAATGGTCAAGGTCCTTGAAGCCGTCGCCCAAACAGCGCGGATCATCGACTCGTTCAACAGCAAAATGACCTTTAACCCAAGCGTGGAAAGAGGCAACCGCCCAGAAGACCGTCAGGTCCCACCCCCGCTTCTGAAAGCAGCATAG
- the rfbB gene encoding dTDP-glucose 4,6-dehydratase: MRILVTGAAGFIGSNFVRLALQRLPDAKLVVIDALTYAGNLSTLADVRDKIAFYPGKIQDPTVVEGIIKAESITHIVNFAAESHNDRSILEAGSFIQTDVLGTYVLLEATRNFKLEKMVHVSTDEVYGSIDSGHFTEDSPIQPNTPYSASKAGGDLQVRSHVKAFGTPAVITRGGNTYGPYQFPEKLIPFFTVRLLDGKKVPVYGEGNQVREWIHAMDHASGVLSALLKGEPGQIYNVGDVNERPNSEVVKILLEETGRDESLVKKIPDPRKGAHDKRYSMKADKMRGLGWAPEYPFEESLRKTVRWYKENEAWWRPLIETEDFQAFVKRFYGPSLGEDL; the protein is encoded by the coding sequence ATGAGGATATTGGTTACCGGCGCAGCCGGATTTATTGGTTCGAATTTTGTTCGCCTCGCCTTGCAACGTTTGCCTGACGCAAAGCTCGTTGTGATTGACGCGCTCACCTACGCCGGAAACCTGAGCACACTTGCCGATGTCCGCGACAAGATCGCGTTCTATCCCGGCAAGATTCAAGACCCGACCGTAGTTGAAGGGATAATCAAGGCCGAAAGCATCACCCACATCGTCAACTTCGCCGCTGAAAGCCACAACGACCGTTCCATCCTTGAAGCGGGCAGCTTCATCCAGACGGACGTTCTTGGAACCTATGTTCTCCTCGAAGCCACCCGCAATTTTAAGCTGGAGAAGATGGTGCACGTCTCGACCGACGAAGTTTACGGCTCCATCGACAGTGGACACTTCACCGAAGACAGTCCCATTCAGCCGAACACACCGTACTCCGCCAGCAAAGCGGGCGGTGACCTGCAAGTGCGCTCGCACGTCAAGGCTTTTGGCACCCCCGCCGTGATCACCCGAGGCGGCAACACCTACGGGCCCTATCAATTCCCGGAGAAGCTGATCCCCTTTTTCACCGTGAGACTCCTCGACGGCAAGAAAGTACCGGTCTATGGCGAGGGCAACCAGGTTCGGGAGTGGATTCATGCCATGGACCACGCCTCTGGAGTGCTATCGGCGCTGCTCAAGGGCGAGCCAGGGCAAATCTACAATGTAGGCGACGTCAACGAGCGCCCGAACAGCGAAGTCGTGAAGATTCTGCTTGAAGAAACGGGCCGTGATGAATCGTTGGTGAAGAAGATCCCCGACCCCCGCAAAGGAGCGCACGACAAACGGTATTCGATGAAAGCGGACAAGATGCGTGGTCTTGGCTGGGCGCCCGAGTATCCATTTGAGGAGAGCCTGCGCAAAACCGTCCGATGGTACAAGGAGAACGAAGCTTGGTGGAGACCCCTTATCGAAACTGAAGACTTTCAAGCCTTCGTCAAGCGCTTCTATGGTCCAAGCTTAGGTGAAGATTTATAA
- a CDS encoding response regulator transcription factor, which yields MSQKIRVVVADDEAPYRSALQRTLTLMPECEVVAVCKDGQEALDACLADPPDVVLTDINMPRMTGIEMMRRLLKQEKDIHFVCLTVQEDDETVYEAFRAGALGYLLKTSTPQDVIDAIRLAYKGEAKITPKIATKVVEDFRRVKDDDETDDSELYVLSDREAEILDLIAKGMRNKEIAQQLCIAEKTVKNHVSNILKALQVNSRTEAAMKAVKSKFVAKE from the coding sequence ATGTCGCAGAAAATCAGGGTCGTCGTTGCCGACGACGAAGCGCCGTATCGAAGTGCGCTTCAGCGCACACTCACGCTGATGCCGGAGTGCGAGGTTGTCGCCGTTTGCAAAGACGGGCAAGAAGCCCTTGACGCATGTTTGGCCGATCCCCCGGATGTCGTGTTGACCGACATCAATATGCCGAGAATGACGGGCATTGAGATGATGCGCCGCCTGCTCAAGCAGGAGAAGGACATCCATTTCGTGTGTTTGACAGTTCAAGAGGACGATGAGACCGTGTATGAGGCTTTCCGCGCTGGAGCGTTGGGATATCTCCTCAAAACCTCCACTCCTCAGGACGTGATTGACGCGATCCGGTTGGCTTACAAGGGTGAGGCTAAGATTACGCCGAAGATCGCAACCAAGGTCGTCGAAGACTTCCGCAGAGTGAAGGACGATGATGAGACCGACGACAGCGAACTGTACGTGCTGAGCGATCGTGAAGCCGAGATCCTCGACCTCATCGCGAAGGGTATGCGCAATAAGGAGATCGCGCAGCAGCTTTGCATCGCCGAGAAGACGGTGAAGAACCACGTCAGCAACATTTTGAAGGCTCTTCAGGTGAACAGTCGAACAGAAGCCGCGATGAAAGCGGTGAAGTCGAAGTTCGTCGCCAAAGAGTAG
- a CDS encoding dTDP-4-dehydrorhamnose 3,5-epimerase family protein, translated as MPFQELTIPGVWVNELSKYVDQRGWLTELFREDELPEWFKPAMCYLSVTHPGIARGPHEHVDQTDGFAFISGAYELYLWENREGKPDQMLTLAVGEENPLLVLVPPGVVHAYRNVGTGEAFVLNFPNQLYAGRGKKEPVDEIRHEEETESRFRLP; from the coding sequence ATGCCGTTCCAAGAGCTCACTATTCCCGGCGTTTGGGTCAACGAACTCAGCAAGTACGTCGATCAGCGCGGCTGGTTGACCGAACTCTTCCGCGAAGACGAATTGCCTGAGTGGTTCAAGCCCGCGATGTGCTACTTGAGCGTCACACATCCTGGGATCGCCCGCGGCCCCCACGAACATGTGGATCAGACCGACGGCTTTGCGTTCATATCAGGCGCTTATGAGCTCTACCTTTGGGAGAATCGGGAAGGCAAGCCAGATCAGATGCTTACATTAGCGGTTGGAGAAGAGAATCCATTGCTGGTTTTAGTCCCGCCGGGAGTGGTTCATGCCTATCGAAATGTTGGAACTGGGGAGGCCTTCGTTCTGAACTTTCCAAATCAGCTCTACGCCGGACGAGGAAAGAAAGAGCCGGTGGATGAAATCCGTCACGAAGAAGAAACGGAGTCCAGATTTAGATTGCCATGA
- a CDS encoding ABC transporter ATP-binding protein encodes MAVLEVEGLEVAFGPNKIIRGVSFELEAGHTLGVVGESGCGKSMTGFAIMNMLPGTGKIVAGSIRLEGEELTTLSRRQWLDVRGEQIALVMQDPFTSLNPMMRIGHQVAEVLRIHHGLSRAIAWTQAIDMLEKVGVPAPESSAKKYPHQLSGGQRQRVVIAMAFACKPKVLIADEPTTALDVTLQAQILRLLRELKETEGTAVMLISHDIGVIAAMASRIAVFYAGKIVEHGDAEQVLRTPQHPYTSALLSALPRAGQKTLESIIGQPPDLANLSAGCSFAPRCPFRFDHCQNDPPLLASPSGQNAACWKLESGYVAQS; translated from the coding sequence ATGGCTGTACTTGAAGTTGAGGGCCTTGAGGTCGCGTTCGGTCCTAACAAAATTATTCGTGGCGTCTCCTTCGAGCTTGAGGCTGGACACACGCTTGGCGTCGTGGGCGAATCCGGTTGCGGAAAATCGATGACCGGTTTTGCGATCATGAACATGCTTCCCGGCACCGGAAAAATCGTGGCGGGCTCCATCCGGCTCGAAGGCGAAGAGTTAACCACACTCAGTCGACGGCAATGGCTTGACGTTCGTGGCGAGCAGATTGCCTTGGTCATGCAGGATCCCTTTACAAGCCTTAATCCCATGATGCGAATCGGGCACCAGGTTGCCGAGGTTTTGCGCATTCATCACGGACTCTCGCGCGCTATTGCTTGGACTCAGGCAATTGATATGCTCGAAAAGGTAGGTGTTCCCGCCCCCGAGAGTTCGGCAAAGAAGTATCCTCACCAGCTTTCGGGAGGGCAGCGGCAGCGCGTTGTGATCGCGATGGCATTCGCCTGTAAGCCCAAAGTGCTGATAGCCGACGAGCCCACAACCGCCCTTGACGTGACCTTACAAGCCCAAATACTTCGCTTACTGCGCGAACTAAAGGAGACCGAAGGCACTGCGGTCATGCTGATTTCACACGATATCGGAGTCATCGCCGCAATGGCTTCGAGGATCGCGGTCTTTTATGCAGGCAAGATCGTCGAGCATGGCGATGCCGAGCAAGTTCTGCGGACTCCGCAACACCCCTACACCTCTGCGCTGCTTTCGGCGCTCCCCCGTGCAGGCCAAAAGACGCTCGAATCCATCATCGGACAACCTCCCGACCTTGCCAACCTCAGCGCCGGATGCTCTTTCGCTCCCCGCTGTCCATTTCGATTTGACCATTGCCAAAACGACCCTCCGCTGCTTGCGTCGCCTTCGGGGCAGAATGCGGCATGCTGGAAGCTCGAATCGGGCTATGTCGCACAAAGTTAA
- a CDS encoding beta-lactamase family protein: protein MKSIFYRIPFVFALAASAVVYAYAGQDADLAAKLSTIEKTIDAKRKELKVPGMSVVIVKDGKVIYMKGLGYRDQEKKLPVTPNTLFGIGSSTKAFTSLGIALAVDDGKVKWDDSPKKYLPYFNLWDKQADEKITILDLLCHRSGLNRTDLLWITGALTREEAIRALQFVKPTIPFRAGFQYQNIMFAAAGEIVGQVYDSSWEQVTRDRILKPLGMTGSNLTIDELLKSNDKATGYSLTSTGADAVEYRPVISCAPAGSINSNAVDMAKWVQFAMTGTYGNGQRLVSEESYKAWLTPITPVGPANGYALGWFVREWNKKKVIEHGGNIDGFNAQVGFLPDEKLGIVVLTNVGVSELAGYSMNVVMKTMFGEPKDPRETSDPQGDPAKEVGSYSTENIPVKLKVTLKGKTLSVSPTGQPTLELKNLGGRVYKFAPPAPDGIYLTFRPDSKDPSKTEVLLEQSGAKVVFTREDSDYKPDISIQDLVGKMINALGGEHALRAVKSLEVHSDMLIASQGLTGTSARYVSGGKFAEDVFFSAMGKEVASLQQVFDGKQGVANQFGRYSKIEGTTLSDMRTQSDLLALVNYKSHFASQRILAKEKFRNEEAYLVEWTTKSGSSFKEFVSTTTFRILKREGENATEEFYDFRTVEGLVLPFLARISSPTLGSIMVTTKSVKVNGKIDPKVFDIGRLKVGA, encoded by the coding sequence ATGAAGTCCATTTTTTATAGAATTCCGTTCGTCTTCGCGTTGGCAGCGTCGGCTGTTGTTTACGCATACGCTGGCCAGGATGCCGATCTTGCCGCCAAGCTTTCCACGATTGAAAAGACCATTGATGCCAAGCGCAAGGAGCTGAAGGTTCCCGGCATGTCGGTCGTGATCGTCAAAGATGGCAAAGTCATTTACATGAAGGGGCTCGGTTATCGCGACCAAGAGAAGAAGCTGCCAGTAACGCCGAACACACTCTTCGGCATCGGCTCTTCGACGAAAGCATTTACCAGTCTCGGCATTGCCCTTGCGGTTGATGATGGCAAAGTGAAGTGGGATGACAGCCCGAAAAAGTATCTGCCTTATTTCAACCTGTGGGACAAGCAGGCGGATGAGAAAATCACCATCCTTGATCTGCTATGCCATCGAAGTGGGTTAAACAGGACAGACCTTCTTTGGATTACGGGGGCGCTGACCCGTGAAGAAGCCATCCGCGCGCTGCAATTTGTGAAGCCAACGATCCCCTTCCGTGCAGGATTCCAGTATCAGAACATCATGTTTGCGGCGGCGGGAGAGATTGTCGGTCAGGTTTACGATTCGAGTTGGGAGCAGGTGACGCGTGACCGCATTCTTAAACCCTTGGGTATGACCGGCTCGAACCTAACGATCGACGAACTACTGAAATCGAACGACAAGGCCACAGGTTATTCGTTGACGAGTACCGGGGCCGACGCTGTTGAATACAGACCCGTGATCAGCTGCGCGCCTGCAGGCTCCATCAACTCGAACGCGGTTGATATGGCGAAATGGGTTCAGTTTGCGATGACGGGCACCTATGGTAACGGGCAACGGCTCGTCTCTGAGGAGAGTTACAAAGCGTGGCTGACACCGATCACCCCGGTAGGTCCGGCGAATGGTTATGCCCTGGGCTGGTTCGTTCGCGAATGGAATAAGAAAAAGGTGATTGAGCACGGTGGAAACATCGACGGCTTCAACGCCCAAGTTGGATTTTTGCCTGACGAGAAGTTGGGAATCGTCGTTCTCACCAATGTGGGGGTCTCCGAGCTCGCTGGTTACTCCATGAACGTGGTGATGAAGACCATGTTTGGAGAGCCGAAGGATCCGCGAGAGACTTCCGATCCGCAGGGAGATCCTGCAAAAGAAGTGGGCAGTTACAGCACCGAAAACATTCCCGTCAAGCTCAAAGTTACTTTGAAGGGCAAGACCCTTTCTGTGAGCCCCACAGGGCAGCCGACTCTTGAACTCAAGAACCTTGGAGGGCGAGTTTACAAGTTCGCACCTCCCGCTCCAGACGGCATTTATCTCACATTCAGGCCGGATTCGAAGGACCCCAGTAAGACTGAGGTTCTGCTTGAGCAATCCGGGGCAAAGGTCGTTTTCACACGAGAAGACTCGGACTATAAGCCAGACATCTCTATCCAAGATTTGGTTGGCAAGATGATCAATGCTCTTGGGGGAGAGCACGCGCTTCGCGCTGTGAAATCGTTAGAAGTTCATTCGGACATGCTGATTGCAAGCCAGGGGTTGACCGGCACATCTGCCCGCTATGTTTCTGGCGGTAAGTTCGCTGAGGATGTGTTCTTTTCGGCGATGGGCAAAGAAGTTGCCAGCCTTCAACAAGTCTTTGACGGCAAGCAAGGTGTGGCAAATCAGTTTGGCCGATACTCAAAGATTGAGGGGACGACCCTTTCCGACATGCGTACTCAATCCGATCTGTTGGCCCTTGTGAACTACAAAAGCCACTTCGCTTCTCAGCGTATCCTTGCGAAGGAGAAATTCAGAAATGAGGAGGCATACCTTGTGGAGTGGACCACCAAGAGCGGGTCAAGCTTCAAGGAGTTTGTCTCCACCACGACTTTCCGCATCCTAAAGCGTGAAGGAGAGAACGCAACGGAGGAGTTTTACGACTTCCGCACGGTCGAAGGGCTGGTTCTTCCGTTCCTTGCCCGAATCAGCAGCCCGACTCTCGGGTCAATTATGGTGACGACAAAGTCGGTGAAGGTGAATGGAAAGATAGACCCGAAGGTTTTTGATATCGGGCGACTGAAGGTCGGTGCGTGA
- a CDS encoding SIS domain-containing protein, which yields MSADMKSSIISAAFETHLIVAQKMHTIAQDVERAGEIISECLNKHGGAVLVCGNGGSAADAQHIAGELTGRFLRERRAMPALALNTNSTTITAIGNDYGYDFIFSRQVEAHGRPESVLIAITTSGNSGNVVQAAKAAKASGMKVIGMTGSNAGMLGQYCDVCIKAPSSETPRIQEMHILIGHILCEIAESEIGE from the coding sequence ATGTCTGCAGACATGAAGTCGTCGATCATCTCCGCCGCGTTTGAAACCCATTTGATCGTTGCCCAAAAAATGCACACGATCGCTCAAGACGTTGAACGCGCGGGTGAGATCATTTCCGAGTGCCTCAATAAGCATGGTGGGGCCGTGCTTGTGTGTGGAAACGGTGGCTCGGCAGCCGATGCTCAGCACATTGCTGGTGAACTCACGGGCCGTTTTCTGCGAGAGCGCAGGGCCATGCCTGCACTGGCTCTCAATACGAACTCCACGACGATCACGGCTATCGGCAACGACTATGGCTACGATTTTATTTTTTCGCGTCAAGTGGAGGCGCACGGAAGGCCCGAAAGTGTCTTAATCGCGATCACGACCAGTGGCAACTCCGGGAACGTCGTTCAAGCAGCGAAGGCGGCAAAAGCAAGCGGGATGAAGGTTATCGGCATGACGGGGTCGAACGCGGGAATGCTGGGGCAATACTGCGATGTCTGCATTAAAGCGCCGTCTTCGGAGACGCCAAGAATTCAAGAGATGCACATCCTGATCGGGCACATTTTGTGTGAGATCGCAGAATCGGAGATAGGAGAGTAG